The following proteins come from a genomic window of Crassostrea angulata isolate pt1a10 chromosome 1, ASM2561291v2, whole genome shotgun sequence:
- the LOC128163137 gene encoding GLIPR1-like protein 1, with product MLRTTTFLPCVVCLLLLFGTIGIHCFPRASEGNEERENLVHFLRSLDLELPIENDDVRDPQSDTQKRQITSDQKKYLDAHNAARSNVNPTAANMKKMKWSDDLAAVAQNYANKCIWGHNSARTTETKALTSEFSYVGENLYATSSSTVDPTYAVENWDSEKKDYTYSSNTCSDVCGHYTQVVWANSEYLGCASKTCPSISGLPSSYNGGTIVVCNYGNGGNYRGVRPYVSGASCSSCPGGYTCSGNLCVNGSDTSSGSGSGGSTTTDPGNENIPDKDCYTGDGSSYSGTVSKTASGKTCLTWSNVYPFLPNNNHCRNYFAQYGITEPVCYMQAGTYYVESCGIPKCV from the exons ATGTTGAGGACAACAACCTTTCTGCCTTGTGTG GTGTGtttgttgttattatttggAACAATTGGAATTCATTGTTTTCCAAGAG CGTCGGAGGGGAATGAGGAAAGGGAAAACTTAGTGCATTTTTTGCGCAGTCTCGACCTTgag TTACCCATAGAAAATGATGATGTGAGAGACCCACAAAGCGATACACAAAAGCGACAGATCACCTCTGACCAAAAGAAATATCTTGATGCTCATAATGCAGCGAGGTCAAATGTCAACCCGACTGCAGCCAATATGAAGAAAATG AAATGGAGTGATGACCTAGCAGCCGTTGCTCAGAATTACGCAAATAAATGCATATGGGGACATAACTCCGCCAGAACTACAGAAACCAAAGCTCTGACGTCAGAGTTCAGCTACGTTGGCGAAAACTTATACGCGACATCAAGCA GTACTGTTGACCCAACTTATGCGGTAGAAAATTGGGACAGCGAGAAAAAGGACTACACATACAGCTCCAACACCTGCTCTGATGTGTGTGGACATTACACGCAG GTAGTTTGGGCTAATTCCGAATACCTGGGATGTGCAAGTAAAACTTGCCCTTCCATTTCTGGATTACCATCAAGCTACAACGGTGGAACAATTGTCGTCTGCAACTACGGAAATGG TGGCAATTACCGAGGAGTTAGGCCGTATGTATCCGGGGCCTCGTGCAGTTCCTGTCCCGGAGGGTATACCTGTTCAGGTAATCTCTGTGTCAACGGAAGTGACACATCCTCCGGCAGCGGAAGCGGTGGATCTACAACCACTGACCCAGGAAACGAAAACATTCCCG ACAAGGACTGCTACACCGGCGACGGGTCGTCCTATTCTGGCACCGTTAGTAAAACTGCCAGTGGGAAAACCTGCCTGACATGGTCCAATGTGTACCCCTTCCTTCCCAACAACAACCACTGCAGGAACTACTTTGCACAGTATGGTATTACTGAGCCAGTATGTTACATGCAAGCTGGAACCTATTACGTGGAGTCATGTGGAATCCCAAAATGCG TTTAA
- the LOC128191668 gene encoding putative nuclease HARBI1, producing MIIIRSVLILRQPYTCHKSKLNMAAAFVLIQNRRQLRRERVFRDRNNPLDYMDDVDIIDKFRLPRFLILDLCGELRVHLEHLTGRSHAIPLSLQVMVALRFYASGNFQAVNGDVHGISKASVSRIVNTVTSALVTLSPNYVRFPRDDRSINDTILGFSRISNFPNVIGAIDGTHIPIKAPKDDEHLFVNRKNFHSINVMAVCDASLKFTNLVARWPGSSHDAFVWTNSTLCDLFESGGMNRGWLLGDSAYPLKKYLLTPVLNPSNPHEEAYNEAHARTRNPIERSFGVLKMRFRCIDHSGEHFSFIRQEHAESLQLVRFYICVLITMYQHHAHRTPGEIDLFRQTTMCIKAQITMGWRFVED from the coding sequence ATGATTATCATAAGATCCGTCTTAATCTTAAGACAACCATATACATGTCATAAGTCCAAACTTAACATGGCGGCGGCCTTTGTTTTGATTCAAAACAGAAGACAATTAAGAAGAGAACGGGTGTTTAGAGATAGAAATAATCCCTTGGACTATATGGACGACGTAGATATCATAGATAAGTTTCGACTACCGCGTTTTCTGATACTAGATTTATGTGGGGAGCTCAGGGTCCATCTGGAACACCTGACCGGTAGGTCCCATGCCATACCCCTATCCCTGCAAGTCATGGTGGCACTCAGATTTTATGCCAGTGGGAACTTCCAGGCTGTTAACGGGGATGTCCATGGTATAAGCAAAGCTAGTGTGTCAAGAATTGTAAATACTGTAACATCAGCACTTGTAACTTTAAGCCCAAATTATGTAAGATTTCCACGCGATGACAGAAGCATAAATGACACCATACTGGGCTTTTCCCGCATATCCAATTTCCCTAATGTCATTGGTGCCATAGATGGAACTCACATTCCTATAAAAGCTCCAAAAGATGACGAACATCTCTTTGTCAACCGAAAAAATTTTCACTCTATAAACGTTATGGCAGTTTGTGATGCAAGTTTGAAATTCACCAACTTAGTTGCTAGATGGCCTGGTTCATCACACGATGCTTTTGTGTGGACAAATTCTACGCTATGTGATTTATTTGAGAGTGGTGGCATGAATAGAGGGTGGTTACTTGGAGACAGTGCATACcccttgaaaaaatatttgttgaccCCTGTCTTAAACCCAAGTAACCCCCATGAAGAAGCGTATAACGAGGCCCATGCCAGGACGAGAAATCCAATTGAAAGAAGTTTCGGGGTTCTAAAGATGCGTTTTCGTTGCATCGACCATTCGGGGGAACACTTCTCTTTCATCCGTCAAGAGCATGCCGAATCATTACAGCTTGTGCGGTTTTACATATGTGTATTAATAACCATGTACCAGCACCACGCCCACAGAACCCCCGGGGAAATCGATTTATTCCGCCAGACAACTATGTGTATCAAGGCCCAAATTACGATGGGATGGAGGTTCGTCGAAGACTGA
- the LOC128191676 gene encoding uncharacterized protein LOC128191676, which yields MDYSIILDFGDEPVRTVDEKLDILRFDYSWAEAVQAAEEEEERKNEVEGMDQKLILEDGTHKFMIQEKRQKEIMEKVHKELMASIPQRDQNLCKEAVEKIERLNEIKMLAFIETQKREKRQKEMEKVHKELMAIASIGRRDENLYREAVAKIEKRNEIKLLAFLETQIQEKRQKEIMEKVLKELLASIAQRDQNLYKEAVAKIERHNEMKMMVFIEKQKMARKGTLLHNIFVQLVKNVMRRRNPVVAKMMMNDLRQQNAKLAAVHEELSMVFKRMAEEKKTKDVTWMEMMKKTRKEILLHKIFVQLVKNTMRRRNPVVAKMMMNNLRQHNTILAAVHEELFIRVEEEDKMKKIRALILTEMMTRVEKKEKMKKIRANILTEMMLRFTRMAEAKKKRAVIWLEIMREIRNGQQLPQIQSGTLGYEKVLDHILEKPDVDEEFVPRKLFLFGVDYFNISQEHASEPGTNRDQNLIAVNKDDESLHCFADSAISSMDKDTANDQEKPRRRTLRDRVKKFFGIK from the exons ATGGATTACAGCATCATACTAGATTTTGGAGACGAGCCAGTCAGGACCGTG GATGAAAAACTGGACATCCTCAGATTTGATTATAGCTGGGCAGAGGCTGTTCAGGCGGCAGAGGAGGAAGAGGAGAGGAAAAACGAA GTTGAGGGCATGGATCAGAAGTTGATTTTGGAAGATGGAACTCATAAGTTCATG ATTCAAGAAAAACGGCAGAAGGAAATAATGGAGAAAGTCCATAAGGAATTGATG GCTAGCATTCCGCAAAGAGACCAGAATTTATGCAAAGAAGCCGTGGAAAAGATCGAG AGACTGAATGAAATTAAGATGCTGGCCTTCATAGAAACACAG aAACGCGAAAAACGACAGAAAGAAATGGAAAAAGTCCATAAGGAATTGATg GCTATAGCTAGCATTGGGCGAAGAGACGAGAATTTATACAGAGAAGCTGTAGCAAAGATTGAG AAAcgtaatgaaattaaattgcTGGCTTTCCTGGAAACACAG ATACAAGAAAAACGGCAGAAAGAAATAATGGAGAAAGTCCTTAAGGAATTGCTG gCTAGCATTGCGCAAAGAGACCAGAATTTATACAAAGAAGCTGTGGCAAAGATCGAG AGACATAATGAAATGAAGATGATGGTTTTCATAGAAAAACAG aaaatggcGAGAAAGGGGACACTTTTGCACAATATCTTCGTGCAGTTGGTG aaaaatgtaATGAGACGCAGAAACCCGGTCGTGGCAAAGATGATGATG AACGATCTCCGTCAGCAGAATGCCAAACTAGCTGCCGTTCACGAGGAACTGAGC ATGGTATTTAAGAGAATGGCCGAAGAAAAGAAAACGAAGGACGTAACTTGGATGGAGATGATG aaaaagACAAGAAAAGAGATACTTTTGCACAAGATCTTCGTGCAGTTGGTG aaaaatacaATGAGACGCAGAAACCCGGTCGTGGCAAAGATGATGATG aacaaTCTTCGTCAACATAATACCATCCTTGCTGCTGTTCACGAAGAACTGTTT ATAAGAGTAGAGGAAGAagacaaaatgaagaaaataagagCCCTTATTTTGACGGAGATGATG ACAAGAgtagagaaaaaagaaaaaatgaagaaaataagagCCAATATTTTGACGGAGATGATG ttGAGATTTACGAGAATGGCCGAAGCAAAGAAAAAGAGGGCTGTTATTTGGTTGGAGATAATG AGAGAAATTAGAAACGGACAACAATTACCTCAAATCCAGAGCGGAACTTTAGGCTACGAAAAAGTGTTG GATCACATACTGGAAAAACCGGATGTGGACGAAGAATTTGTTCCACGGAAGCTCTTCCTGTTCGGCGTTGACTACTTCAATATCTCCCAAGAG CATGCGAGTGAGCCAGGTACAAATAGAGATCAGAATCTCATTGCTGTCAACAAAGATGATGAAAGCCTTCATTGCTTTGCCGATTCAGCAATTTCATCAATG GACAAAGACACGGCCAATGACCAGGAAAAGCCGCGCCGCCGGACCCTCAGGGACCGCGTGAAGAAATTCTTCGGAATTAAATAG